ATATTGTGTATGCTATTAAAATTTGTTATAATTACACTATATAAAATACATTAGGAGAAAAATCATGAGCGACACACCAAACAAAAAGGGAATTGATGAAAAGGGCACACAAAAATTTGACACTTTTAGGGAGGCTGTGGAACAAAACATAATCAACAAAAAAGAAGTTCCCAAAGAAGACAAGCTCAAACAAAATATCGTGGATTCCATCCGCAGTTTTGCCGACCAAGCCAAAATCGAAAAGCTTAAGTCTTCGGCTTTTGAGGCGCAAGCCAATTTATTCGTCAACCAAAACACAAAAAGGAAAATGTACGCCAAAATCAATTCCGTTCAAAAAACCTTATCATATCGCCTAAACGATCCCGTAGCCGTCAACGATAGGCTTATAGATATCTCAACCAACCAAATTTACGAAATCAAATCTATCAATCCCGACAAAAAAACAATAAAAGTCCAGGCCGACGATGCCGAATATGAGGTTTTGTGCAGGGAAGCCCAATACGAACTCACCGACGGCAAACAAGACCATACCGAAGAAATCAAAGACCTTTTGAATAAGCTTGAGACAAGCATCAATAACGCAAAAGACGGGATTGTGATTAAGCGTAAACCCGAAGCGTTGAGGCTGTTTGGGATATTTAAAGAAAAAGTTCTAAACAACCAAAAAGACGAAGAGTTCTTTAATAAGTTTATAGACGCGCTTAATATGCTGTCCCCGTATTTGCCCGCGGCGGTCCAAAAGATAATTTACTTGTTGGACCATTGATTTTTTTAAAAATTTTAGCAATATAGGCCTTTAAATAATTTGACCTGGCGTTTTTTAAAAAATATAAGGCGTCGGGTCTTTTTTCGTGTTTTGCTAAAATGTATTAATCTATCTTGGCGTTAATATATTGTTAATAATGAAAAAATCTTTTTGGCGGTCTTTTAGGGTGGGGATGCTGATAGTCGCCACAATTGTGGGCGCGGGTTTCGCCTCAGGCAGAGAACTCATAACATTCTTTGGCAAATTCGGATACGCCTTTATACCCATTGCCGCGCTATGCGCGGTTTTGTTGTTTTTGTCTTTGGCGCTTTTTATGTCGGCGGGAGCTATAATCCGTCCCGACAGCATAGAAGACTTTAACCGCGCCGTTTTCGGCAAATTTTCGCCTGTCATAGATTTTGTGTTGCTGTTTAATTATCTAATAATATTGGCGACAATGTTCGCGGGCAGCGACTCTTTGTTTGAATTATTTTTTGACGGGTTGCCCGCGATAAGCGTATTAACCGCGATATTGGCTTTTGTTATTATCTACAAAGGTTTTGAAACCATGTTGGATGTCAACGCCGTTTTGGTTCCGGTTATTTTGTATATGGCGCTGGTTATCAGTATCTTTAGCCTTACTCATCCCGTTCCATACGAAACGGACTATTCAAGCGATATCGGCATGATAATCTTTTTCGCGGCTATTTATGTGTCCATGAACATAATGCTGTCCGCGGGCGTTATCACAACGATAAAATTGCCGCTAAGGGAACAAATCAAGGGCGCGACCACGGGCAGTTTGGTCATAGGTTTTTTTATCGCTATTATGACAGCCGCCATAATGCGAGCCGGTCTTAACGTCTATAATTCCCAAATGCCTGTCATGGAAATAGCCGCGCGGATGAACATGTCTTTTGTCGCGGGCATTATTATTTGGACGGGTATTTTTACCACCATTTTGACATCCGCTTATACTATCAATTCATGGATGCGAAGTTTTATCAAAAATAAAGCGCTGTCATTATCGGCAGTTTTGCTTGCGGGCATTGTAATTTCAAGGTTGGGTTTTAAAAACATCGTGGATTCCTTTTATCCCATCAGCGGCGCAATAGGGCTTGTTTATATTTTTTCGGTGCTAATATTTTATCTCAGAGCCCGAAAAAAGATTAAAAAAGCCCTAAAAAACCCTAAAACCCAAGATTTAACATAAAAAAATTTTTTTGAATAATATGTAATTAGTTTAGAAACCGACAGGAGGAAAATAATGAAAAAACTAATTACTTTTTTTGTTTGCGCGCTTATGGCGTTTGTCTTGCCATTATCCATAATAGGATGCTAAAAAGACGACGGACTCAAAACCATAAGGCTGGCCGAAGTCACCCACAGCATTTTTTACGCGCCTATGTATGCGGCAATCAATTTGGGTTATTTTAAAGACGAAGGGCTAAAAATTGAGCTTACCAATTCGGGCGGGGCGGACAAGGTAATGGTCGCGCTGACTTCCAATTCGGCCGATATCGGACTAATGGGACCCGAGGCTACGATTTATGTCCATATCCAAGGCACTACGGACTATCCCGTAATAATAGGGCAATTGACCAAAAGGGACGGCTCGTTTTTGGTGGGCAGGGAGCCCGACCCTGATTTTTCTTGGTCCAAGCTGGAAGGCAAAAGGGTTTTGGCTGGACGGCCCGGGGGAGTGCCCGCGATGACTTTGGAATATGTTTGCAATCAGCATGGCTTATACGACGGCGTCAATATTGACCTTGACACTACGGTGGCGTTTGATATGATGAGGCCTGTTTTTGAAGCCGACAAGAGCGTGGATTATACCACCTTATTTGAGCCGCTAGCCAGCGAGATTGAAGCCCAAGGCAAAGGCTATATAGTGGCAAGCGTAGGCGTTGAAAGCGGCGAAGTTCCCTATACGGCATTCTCCGCCAAAAAGAGCTATATCCAAAAAAATCCTGAAACGGTCAAAAAATTCTTAAGGGCCATAAAAAAAGGATACGATTATATCAAGACCTCTTCATTGGACGATGCCGCAAAAGCCTTGGAGCCTTCCTTTACCTCTATAACTTTCCAGACGCTGAAAAATGTTATTGAGAATTACCGCAATATAGACGCTTGGGCGGATTCGCTCGTTATGAGCCAGAGCGCCTTTGACAGACTGCAAGACATAATGGAAAACGCTAATTCCTTGCAAGAACGGGTCAATTTCAGCGATATAGTGGATAATTCTATCGCCGAAGAAGTAATGGCTGATTTAAGTAATATTATATCCCTTTAAAAAATACCGTCTAGTTTTTAGACGGTATTTTTTATTTTAAGCTAAAAATTTAATCGTTAAGTCATTATTCTTTATTTTTTTCAGTTATATTTTAAGCATAGTTCGTCATATTTCCTGTTTTTGATTCATTTTTTAAGATTTGCAAAACTTCCGATATGCAATTATTGGCAGCTGCTAATTCCCAAAATGGTTCCTTGTCTCGCGTCATAAACATAGCGTTAATTATCTTGTCTCTTGCTAATATGATTTTGTCAATTATGCCTTGTTTCATTGCTTATGCTCCTTATTTAGTTTTCTATTTAAAGGTAATATAATGATAAGGGAAATGAACGCTGAGATTCTCCTCGCGTTGGGGAGGGCTACGCCTCTTGGGCGCGCCCATTCGCGCTGCGGGTGGATTGGCTTAACAGCCGCCGCTTGCATTGAGCGCGTTATCCCTCCAAGCCTTGCTCGTTGTCTTGTGATTATAAGCGCCGTTGCGCGTTGTCAAGCTTTTAAATCGGCAAGTTTGTTTTCGCTACAACAAGCACGCCGATTTTTTGCCTATCATCAAATGACAGCGTTTTAACGGCGCTTTGCAATTTACGCTTTTGCTTCCGTCGTTAGCCCGTGTCCTATATCAAACAACAAATCGGGGTTAGGTTTCTTTATATCGTCTACTGTCTTATACCAAGGCATGGGAAGCTTTCCGCTAAAACCTACTTCGCCCACCAAAACGCTAGCCACGCCGTCGCCCTCTGTGCCCGGCAGGTAAACCATAACCACGGCGTCCCATTCGTCAATATAATCACCAATCAAAACATTGCGTCCCGCCACAATAACGGTTGCTATTGGCTTGTTTACGCTTTTGGCGCGATTAATAGCGTTTTCATTGTCCGTCAAAGCCTTATTGCCTGTAATGGAAGGATTAGCGGTATCGCCTTTGAACTCTGCGTAAGGCTGTTCGCCTATAACAAGCAAGACCGCATCTGCTTGATCCGCTTGTTTTCGGTCTGTAATGATTTCAATATTATATTTAGATGCAATATCTTTTAGTCCTTTCAAGATGGATGTTCCTTTTGTGAATGAATCGCCCCTAAAACGCAAATTAGTTGTTAAAGAGACTGACGACGGCACAAATGTTCCTTTTGTGAATGAATCGCCCCTAAAACCCTCCCAATTAATAGTCCAGCCCCCACATTGAACGCCTATATCGTCGGCGGCGGGTCCTGTGACATATATTTTTTGACCGTTTTGAAAAGGCAAAATATTATTATCGTTTTTTAAAAGCACTTGGGACTTTTGTACCAATTGCTTGGCAAGAGCCCGACCCGAAGCGTCGCCCAATTCGTTTATGCCGATTTCTAGATTTTTTAGATACGGGTCATCAAACAAACCCATCTCAAACTTCACCCTTAATATTCTTGATACGGCGTCGTCAACCCTTGCCTCAGGAATTCTGCCCTCTTTTACGCCGCGTTTTATCGCGTTTATGGCGTCCTTAAATGTTTTAGGTTCCATTAACATATCAACGCCGGCGTTTATAGCCGCGGCTACCTTTAGATCATAGGTTGGTTCGTCTATTTCCAAAACGCCTTCCCAATCGCTGATTACAAATCCCTTAAAGCTGAATTCGCCCTTTAAGACATCGGTTATAAGTTCTTTATGCTGGTGCATCTTAACGCCCTTGTAAGAGCTGAAAGAAACCATAATGCATTTTACGCCGTTGTCAACCAATTCCTTGTATGGGTTAAGATGTATCTTATTAAACTCATCCATATCAATAGTAACATCGCCTCTATCAATCAACTTATTCCTACCCGTGCCAAATTCGGTCCCGCCGTCGCCCGCGTAATGTTTGGCGGTTACGAGTATGCCTTCGCTTTGCTGGCCTTCCATAAAAGCAAGCGCCAAGTCAGTCACTATCTCGGGATCCGAGGAGTAACTCTCGTATGTGCGACCCCATCTTAAATCTTGGGCTACCGCGACGCACGGGCCGAAGTTAAAAATAGTCTTAGTAAGTTTAAGTTCTTGGGCGACATAGGCGCCCATTTGTTTGGTTAATTCGATATCATTGGCGGCGCCGATACCGATATTATGCGGGAAAATAACGGCGTTCGTTACGGTATTATGCCCGTGGACAGCGTCAATGCCATATATAAAAGGAATCTTAAGCCTTCTAGAAAGCGCGGCCTCTTGGTAATTTTTTACAGCTTGAGTCCAGCTTGCGACCGTATTATCATTGTTAGGTATAGAGCCGCCGCCGCTTAATATAGAGCCCAATCCTAAATTTTTCATGTCTTGAACGGAAACATTGGCTTGATCGCCTTGCGCCATCTGCCCCGCTTTTTCATCCAGCGTCATTTGGCTTAGCAAATTATCAAGCCGTTCGTCAATGCTCAAAGAACTATCAAGATAATCTTCCGAGACAGGCAACCTAAGCGTAAATTGACACGCTACAAGACCAAAAAACAAAACAAAACATAACAATACAGCGGTTATTTTTTTCATCTTTTCCCACCTAAGAATTACTTTTACAAAATTTGCTCTAGATACAACATAACATTATAATCTAAATTAGTCAAATGTTTACAATAATTCTTATATTCATTTACTTTTTAACAACTTAAAATCATATTTTAAGTATATTTTTTTTATTTTTTTCTAATGAAAACCCGGATATATAATGGTATAATATAATCACGAAATAAATTGGAGCATATATGTTTTGTCGGTTTTGCGGCGCGGTCACAGAAATCAACGATAACTTCTGCATAAACTGCGGAAAGAAAATAGAGCGGCCTATTAACCAAGTTAATAGACCAATCTATCATTTTGACCAAAGACAATTTGACCAAAATAAATCCAAATTGGACGCAAGTTCGCAAAGCGCGACCAAATTAAGCTTAATATTGGCTATAATCGCGCTGGTATTGGCTGTTTTCCAATCCCATATAGGCATTATTTTGGGCATTGTGTCATTTGTTTTCGCCAACAAAGAACAGCAAAAACCCGCCATAATTATAAGCGCTATAGCGATTGTAATATCTTTAATGAACATTTTTGGGAATTTTTACTTTTTACATATTTTGCGGCGTATTTTTATGATTTTTAAATCTTGCTGATTTGAATGATATGGATTTGCTTAACAAGCAATGAGCGCGCGTATTTTATATGATTTTTAAATCTTGATATATATCCAAAAAATCTTAAACGCCTTAAAACAACAAGGCGTTTTTTTGTATTTAATAATAATTTTAAAAGATATCAAATTATGTTATAATCATATCTATGAAGCTTATTCTGGCGAGCGCGTCCCCAAGGCGCGTTGAAATACTAAAGAGTATCATAGCTAATTTTGAAGTAATTCCCGCGGACATTGACGAAGAGCCAAAAATCAATCAAGATGTTAACAAGGAAGATTTGTGCGTTTCTTTGGCCCTAAAAAAAGCGCAAGCCGTGTTTGAAAAATTTGGCAATATAGCGCTGGGGGCTGATACTTTGGTGTTTTTGGATAAAAAAATTTTAGGCAAGCCCCGGTCCAAAGAACAAGCTTTCAAGACATTAAAACAACTAAGCGGCAAAACCCACGCAGTCATAACGGGCGTGGCGCTTGTAAGCGCGCAAAGGACTATAACGGACTACGACCAGTCTTTTGTGACTTTTCCTAATTTGGACGAGCGCGATATTTTGGATTATATAGAAAAATACAAGCCTTACGATAAGGCGGGCGCTTACGGCATTCAAGAAATAAAGGATATTTGGGATATAAAATATACAGGCAGTTATACCAATATTTTGGGACTTCCTGCCGAGAAAGTAAAACAAATGCTTAGCTTTTTGGAGGGGATATTGTGTCAAAGATAAATTTGGCTTTGGAACTGGGCTCGTCAAACACTTCTATTTATATTGAAGGCCTAGGTATCGTTTTAAAGGAATCGTCTCAAATAGCGTTTTTGGAAAAGGTGTCCGAAAAAAATGTCATTGAAGCCGGTTCCAAAGTGAAAAAAATGCAGGGCAAAACATCGGACAAGACGATTATCGTATCGCCTATCCAAGAGGGAATTATAACCGACAAAAAAGCCGCGCAAGCAATGTTAAAAGCTTTTTTAAAGCGGGTAATCAAAAGCAGGTTTTTGATGCGCGTAAGGGCTATCGTGTGCGTGCCTTGCGGACTGACCAAGCAGCAAAGAAAAGACTATGAAACCGTTTGTCTAAAAGCGGGCATCAACGAGGTAATATTGATGGAAAGCGTAATAGCTGCGGGATTGGGAATAGGGCTTTCCTTGGAATCTTCCAAAGGAGTGGCGCTTATAGATATAGGCGGCGGCACGACGGACATCGCCGTAATGAGCAATTGCAGCATTATTTCGGGATGCAGCGTTTTTGCGGGCGGTATAATGATGGACGCCGCCATTATAGAACATATAAAGAAAAAATACGGGCTTATAATAGGTCAAACCACCGCCGAAAGACTAAAAATAGAAATCGGTTCGCTATACAGCAATGATTTGGCCGAAATCAAAGTCTCAGGAATGGATCTAAAAACCCAAAACCCCTCATACACAATAGTGACGGCCAAAGACATAAAGGAAGCCATTGAGCCGATTTATTTAAAAATCGCCTTCTCGGCCGAATCCATAATCAATGTTTGCCCGCCCGAAATAGCGTCCGATATTTATAAAAACGGCATTTTTCTCACGGGCGGCGCGGCAAATATCCTAGGCATTGAGCAGTTTTTGGGCTCAAGGCTCAAAATAGCCGTAAAAGTCGTCACGGACGCGTCTTATGCCGTGATTTTGGGCGCGGGCAAGCTTCTTGGCGACGAACAGCTTTTGCAAAACATTTTTGAGCAAAATTAATAAGTTATATAACGCCACTTATTTGATAATAATTATCAAATAAACCATTTTTAAATAAAAAGGTATTATATTTATTTAGATTGAATTATTTGTAAATCTTGGTTGATTATGGTAATATTATTTGGAAGCAAACTGATAGCGTCAGATTGTTTTTTAGTTTTTTTAAATTCATACATAGGTTGCTACGGAGGGCATGATGAAGGTTTTTAAGCCGATATACTATTCGTCATTGGCGATTTTGATTGTATTGTTTTTGATATTTACCGCCGTGGATTTTTGCGGCGTTAACGCAAAAGGCTATATAGACACCGCTAAGGCGTATAATCATGTAAAGAACATTTTGGACGAGGCGCCGACTAGGGATATTTATCTTGACAATGAAAATCACCAAAGGGCTATTGATTATATAACCGATACCGCGTTGGCAACGGACTTAGATTTGATAGAAATAAATACTTACGCAAACGCGGAAGGCCAAACCTTGACATCGGGCGCGGTGTCAAAAGCGGCTTACTCGGTAATGGAAACTACCCTTAACTCGCAAGAAATTAACGATTGGTATGCCGAGCAAGCTATTCAAGACCGTTTTATCGCGACAGCAGAGGTTAAATTAACCAACATCATAGTTTATATACCCTCAAAAGACGAAGTAGGCAAAGATGTGTCGGAGCTAGACTCGGACACGATAATGTATATATCGCATTATGACTCAAAGTCTTACACGCCTTCCGCCAACAATCTCGCGATTATAGGCGCGATGCTGGAATCCGTAAGGGAATTAAAAGACATAAGCGACAACACTAACTCGCTGTTGTTTGTATTTGCGGATGGAGGCGAGTATAACGCTTTGGGCGCTTACGCGTTCAGGGAAAAATACAAAGGCTTTAACGATGTTTATTCTAGGGTAAAAGCGGCTTTTGCTTTTGACTCCTTAGGCTCGGGCGGCGCCCTTACTCTAATTCAAACCAATCAAAACGCGTCCAAATTAGCGTCAAAATGGGCCCAAGTCAACAAAAAGGCTTTCGCGGCTTCGGTAGGGCAGGCTTTTGGCTTGTTTGAAGACAGGATTTTTGACTATAACATTTTCCAAGACAAGCCGGCGCTTAACTTCGCCAATATTGACAATTCCACCACAGAAAATATGGCGATTGACGGACTGGACAACCTTAACTCAAAGCTGTTGTCCCAAACGGGTGCGGTCATAGTCCGCGCGGCCAACAGCCTTGCTTCATATGACCTAAATAAATTGCTAAAAGGCAGCCAGTCTATTAATTTTTCTTATTTAGGCGGAATAGTAAGTTATAGCGATATAGCCAGTTATGTCTTGGCTTCGCTGTTGCTGGTTTTGGCAGGCGTTGTGTTTGTTATAAACCAAAAGAAAAAATCGTTTTCTATATTGGACGCTTTGAAAGGCTCTATTGTTCAGATTTTGGCGATTTTGGTCACATTTGTATTGAGCATAGGCGTTTATTACGCGGTAGGCGGCCTTTTGGCGGCTATGGGCTTTTTAAATATTCACTCATTAGCGACTTATTTACGTTCGTCCATTGGATTGATAATCTCGTTCTCTTTCATAAGCGTAGCCTTATCAATTGCGGCTTTCTCTTTGTTAAAAAGATTGTTTAAAATTCGCGCCGCGGACGCCGTAAGGGGAAATATCATTATTTGGACAATAATCAGCGTAATACTAGGTTATGCTATCCCTAAACTGGCCTATGTGTTTATGTTTACGGCGTTTTTGGAGCTTATAGCGGTCCTTGTCATGATATTTATAAGGGACAAATTCAGGCAAAAATATCATATGGACTTTGAAAGGATTTTGTTGTTTATAGTCCCTTTGATTTTGACCATACCCATAACCTTTGGCGCGAGCCTTGTGCTTTATCAGACTATGGGATTTTATATGTATCCGACCATTATTATATTTACTGTGTCAACTCACGGCTTTATTACGCCATACTTTAATTATTTGGCGCCTTGGCTGGACAGATTGGCAAAGAAACTGCCTATGCGCACGGTTAGGATAGAGCGCGCGGTAACAGAAAAAATAGAACACAAGGCCAAAAAAGGCAAATTTGAAGAACGCACAGTCAAAAAGATATTTAAAGAAAAACGCCCCAGAGTTTATAAAAATTATTTTGGAATAAGCGTAATAACATTAATCGGTTTAGTTTTGTTGTTCGTATTCTCTATGACAGGGCGAGATTATGGCTATAACTACGCGGGCGCGCAAAACCAAGACTATTTAACCAAAAATTCTATTGTCTATTTAAAGGATATTAACAATAGTTATTGGATTATAGAAGACCTTGACATGTTTAATTATTTATACTTTGATTTGAGCGGTTACAAATGGGACGCTGGCATGCGCGCGTATAAAAAGACGGTTAGCAGTTCTTCTTCGGATTTTTCCAGAGGCAATGAATTGGCCAAACTAACCAATATCTCAGCGTCCACAGAAGACAAATCTAAGACATTTACTGTCAGCTATCCCAATATCCAAAACAATACGAAGTTTTATTATGATCTGGAACTTACCAACGCAAAAACTATTTCTAAGATTAAAATTACCACCACGGATAATCGGGGCCAAAGAGTCACCCAAGAGATAGATGTCTCTACCGCCAAACCAAATTTGGTAATCCAAAACCTTAAAGGCCAAAGCACCATTACGGTTACGGGCAGGGATTCGGTTTATAGCGGGACTATTAACTTGACGGCCCAAGTAAGCTCATATCAAAATCCCAACCTTATTACCGATTTTCATGGCTTTTCAGAATGGGAAGACCTCAAAAACGCGGCTAGCGAAAAAGGCGTTGATATCAATGTAATTCTAAAAATCAAATCCTCGCAAGTTATATAAAAAGCTGTAAATTTAATTATTAAAAAGGGCGGCTTTATAAAAACCGCCCTTTATTTTTATGCTTTTAAAAACCGTTCTTGATTTAATAATTGAAATTATATTTAATTTCCTGTATAATTATAACAATGAAAATAGGATATTTAGCCAACCTAAACAAAAAAAACGCAATAGAAGCTTCCAAAAAAGCCCTGCTTTGTTTCAAAGACTATGGTCTTGAAGTCAGCATAGAAAAAAAACTTTTTCAAGCTGATGATTGGTTTCAACGCTTTGAATCTTACGATTTGCAAACCCTTATAGACATTAACGATATATTGGCGGTCGCGGGCGGCGACGGCACTATCTTGAGCATAGTAAAGCCATGCGCGGTAAAAGACAAGCCCGTTTTGGGCATTAATATAGGCAATGTGGGTTTTTTGACCGAAAGCGAAATCCACGAGATTGACAAAACCGCCAAAGCCCTAAAAAGTAATGAATTCACTATTGAATACCGCTCAATGCTCAACCTAAAAAGCGGGAAGGCCGATGTCTTGGCGCTCAACGAGATTGTCCTTTTGAAACAGGCGACAGCGCGTATAATCAATTTTGATGTTTACGCTCAAAATAGTCTTATTGACAGATATAACGCCGACGGCTATATAGTCAGCACCCCGACGGGCTCTACGGCTTACTCGTTAAGCGCGGGCGGTCCTATCTTAAGCCCGGTTATAAAAGGCTTGGTTTTGACGCCCGTATGTTCGCATTCGCTAAGAAGCCGTTCTATCGTTATAGGCGAAAACGAGGTTATTAACATTAAGGTCAACACGGCCTCGCCCGACGCCGTTTTGATTGCCGACGGAGTGCCTGTTTTTGGTTACGACCTAAAGCAAATCCAAATAGCCAAGCACGAAAAAATGGCGGGGTTTGTAAAGACCAAACCGTCGGATTTTTACGGCAAATTATTATCCAAGCTCAATAAATGGAGCATAAACAAGGAGGAATGATGGGAAGGACTTCTAGGCAAACCAAGATTTTGGAGATTATATCAAAAAAAGATATTGAAACGCAAGAAGAACTTGTCGC
Above is a genomic segment from Clostridiales bacterium containing:
- a CDS encoding zinc ribbon domain-containing protein, which codes for MFCRFCGAVTEINDNFCINCGKKIERPINQVNRPIYHFDQRQFDQNKSKLDASSQSATKLSLILAIIALVLAVFQSHIGIILGIVSFVFANKEQQKPAIIISAIAIVISLMNIFGNFYFLHILRRIFMIFKSC
- a CDS encoding NAD(+)/NADH kinase, producing the protein MKIGYLANLNKKNAIEASKKALLCFKDYGLEVSIEKKLFQADDWFQRFESYDLQTLIDINDILAVAGGDGTILSIVKPCAVKDKPVLGINIGNVGFLTESEIHEIDKTAKALKSNEFTIEYRSMLNLKSGKADVLALNEIVLLKQATARIINFDVYAQNSLIDRYNADGYIVSTPTGSTAYSLSAGGPILSPVIKGLVLTPVCSHSLRSRSIVIGENEVINIKVNTASPDAVLIADGVPVFGYDLKQIQIAKHEKMAGFVKTKPSDFYGKLLSKLNKWSINKEE
- the maf gene encoding septum formation protein Maf, which codes for MKLILASASPRRVEILKSIIANFEVIPADIDEEPKINQDVNKEDLCVSLALKKAQAVFEKFGNIALGADTLVFLDKKILGKPRSKEQAFKTLKQLSGKTHAVITGVALVSAQRTITDYDQSFVTFPNLDERDILDYIEKYKPYDKAGAYGIQEIKDIWDIKYTGSYTNILGLPAEKVKQMLSFLEGILCQR
- a CDS encoding glycoside hydrolase family 3 protein translates to MKKITAVLLCFVLFFGLVACQFTLRLPVSEDYLDSSLSIDERLDNLLSQMTLDEKAGQMAQGDQANVSVQDMKNLGLGSILSGGGSIPNNDNTVASWTQAVKNYQEAALSRRLKIPFIYGIDAVHGHNTVTNAVIFPHNIGIGAANDIELTKQMGAYVAQELKLTKTIFNFGPCVAVAQDLRWGRTYESYSSDPEIVTDLALAFMEGQQSEGILVTAKHYAGDGGTEFGTGRNKLIDRGDVTIDMDEFNKIHLNPYKELVDNGVKCIMVSFSSYKGVKMHQHKELITDVLKGEFSFKGFVISDWEGVLEIDEPTYDLKVAAAINAGVDMLMEPKTFKDAINAIKRGVKEGRIPEARVDDAVSRILRVKFEMGLFDDPYLKNLEIGINELGDASGRALAKQLVQKSQVLLKNDNNILPFQNGQKIYVTGPAADDIGVQCGGWTINWEGFRGDSFTKGTFVPSSVSLTTNLRFRGDSFTKGTSILKGLKDIASKYNIEIITDRKQADQADAVLLVIGEQPYAEFKGDTANPSITGNKALTDNENAINRAKSVNKPIATVIVAGRNVLIGDYIDEWDAVVMVYLPGTEGDGVASVLVGEVGFSGKLPMPWYKTVDDIKKPNPDLLFDIGHGLTTEAKA
- a CDS encoding Zn-dependent exopeptidase M28 — encoded protein: MMKVFKPIYYSSLAILIVLFLIFTAVDFCGVNAKGYIDTAKAYNHVKNILDEAPTRDIYLDNENHQRAIDYITDTALATDLDLIEINTYANAEGQTLTSGAVSKAAYSVMETTLNSQEINDWYAEQAIQDRFIATAEVKLTNIIVYIPSKDEVGKDVSELDSDTIMYISHYDSKSYTPSANNLAIIGAMLESVRELKDISDNTNSLLFVFADGGEYNALGAYAFREKYKGFNDVYSRVKAAFAFDSLGSGGALTLIQTNQNASKLASKWAQVNKKAFAASVGQAFGLFEDRIFDYNIFQDKPALNFANIDNSTTENMAIDGLDNLNSKLLSQTGAVIVRAANSLASYDLNKLLKGSQSINFSYLGGIVSYSDIASYVLASLLLVLAGVVFVINQKKKSFSILDALKGSIVQILAILVTFVLSIGVYYAVGGLLAAMGFLNIHSLATYLRSSIGLIISFSFISVALSIAAFSLLKRLFKIRAADAVRGNIIIWTIISVILGYAIPKLAYVFMFTAFLELIAVLVMIFIRDKFRQKYHMDFERILLFIVPLILTIPITFGASLVLYQTMGFYMYPTIIIFTVSTHGFITPYFNYLAPWLDRLAKKLPMRTVRIERAVTEKIEHKAKKGKFEERTVKKIFKEKRPRVYKNYFGISVITLIGLVLLFVFSMTGRDYGYNYAGAQNQDYLTKNSIVYLKDINNSYWIIEDLDMFNYLYFDLSGYKWDAGMRAYKKTVSSSSSDFSRGNELAKLTNISASTEDKSKTFTVSYPNIQNNTKFYYDLELTNAKTISKIKITTTDNRGQRVTQEIDVSTAKPNLVIQNLKGQSTITVTGRDSVYSGTINLTAQVSSYQNPNLITDFHGFSEWEDLKNAASEKGVDINVILKIKSSQVI
- a CDS encoding rod shape-determining protein, coding for MSKINLALELGSSNTSIYIEGLGIVLKESSQIAFLEKVSEKNVIEAGSKVKKMQGKTSDKTIIVSPIQEGIITDKKAAQAMLKAFLKRVIKSRFLMRVRAIVCVPCGLTKQQRKDYETVCLKAGINEVILMESVIAAGLGIGLSLESSKGVALIDIGGGTTDIAVMSNCSIISGCSVFAGGIMMDAAIIEHIKKKYGLIIGQTTAERLKIEIGSLYSNDLAEIKVSGMDLKTQNPSYTIVTAKDIKEAIEPIYLKIAFSAESIINVCPPEIASDIYKNGIFLTGGAANILGIEQFLGSRLKIAVKVVTDASYAVILGAGKLLGDEQLLQNIFEQN